From one Lolium rigidum isolate FL_2022 chromosome 4, APGP_CSIRO_Lrig_0.1, whole genome shotgun sequence genomic stretch:
- the LOC124706021 gene encoding uncharacterized protein LOC124706021, with product MAFMDKLNSLAFSMSCISSKFRTSSAMISASFSTVKACSSAFFAHWCVGEYGSPHLKHWLFAVCTHGVDDHARTPHCPPSRMVFLALAVLEQPLVGCADMFSLSNVLHLPKPPPEPVLEEWLARQFQDRVSNCI from the exons ATGGCATTCATGGATAAGCTCAATTCCTTGGCGTTCTCCATGTCTTGTATTTCCAGTAAGTTCAGGACTTCATCTGCAATGATCTCCGCTTCTTTTTCCACTGTTAAGGCATGCAGCTCTGCCTTTTTTGCACACTGGTGTGTGGGAGAGTATGGGTCTCCACACTTGAAACATTGGTTGTTTGCAGTCTGTACTCACGGAGTTGACGATCACGCCAGAACTCCCCATTGCCCACCTTCACGGATGGTTTTCCTTGCTCTGGCCGTGCTGGAGCAGCCTCTTGTCGGTTGTGCTGATATGTTTTCCCTGTCCAACGTTTTGCATCTGCCAAAACCTCCTCCTGAACCAGTGCTAGAAGAATGGCTCGCTCGACAGTTTCAG GACAGGGTCTCAAATTGCATCTGA